CTCCAAAGACTAACGAAATTAAGGAAAAAATTAAAGCTGAGGCACTTAACGAAATACAAGCGATTGACCTATGACCAGAAAGTGGAAATTGATGCACATCTAAAGATGGGCAGGACTCGTTCTCAAATTGCCGAGTTGAACGGCGTTAACAAATCTGCGGTCAACCGCAAGATCGCAAGAAACAGCAGACTGAAGGGTTACCGTAACAGGCAGGCGCACGAGAAAGCGCTCTCAAGACGCCGCGTAACCTATGACGAGCGACCGTTTGTGGATGATAAAAGAACAAGCACCGGCGGACTAGAAACTCGACACCATGATCAGCAAAAATCATCGGGGAGCCTTGATTACGATCGTTGAACGAAAAACCAGGCTCACGCTCATCGGGCGGCTCCCTCGCCGCGAGGCGGCCCTGCTTAAAAACGAATTGGCCGCCATGCTCTCCCCTTACAGAGGCAAAGTATTTACGATTACCGCCGACAACGGCAAAGAGAACTCGGAACCTCAGGAAATTCGCCCGACTGCT
This window of the candidate division KSB1 bacterium genome carries:
- a CDS encoding IS30 family transposase; translated protein: MISKNHRGALITIVERKTRLTLIGRLPRREAALLKNELAAMLSPYRGKVFTITADNGKENSEPQEIRPTA